cctttccctcccttctttcaacctccgtttctccccttccctaaacTTAATCaccccgttcctccctcccttacaacctcttcctcctcctcctctcctctcatcctcctcctctcccatccccttcctaccctttccctcccttctttcaacctctgtttctccccttccctaaacTTAATCaccccgttcctccctcccttacaacctcttcctcctcctcctctcctctcatcctcctcctctcccatccccttcctaccctttccctcccttctttcaaccaatgtttctccccttccctaaacTTAATCaccccgttcctccctcccttacaacctcttcctcctcctcctcttctctcatcctcctcctctcccatccccttcctaccctttccctcccttctttcaacCAATGTTTCTACTCTTCCCTAAACTTAATTaccccgttcctccctcccttacaacctcttcctcctcctcctcctcctccttccctcctcctccctgtcatctccctttctttcacccatctcctttctttcttctctctctctctctctctctctctctctctctctctctctctctctctctctctctctctcttttttttttttttttatttaaacatgttcagtacattagtacatggcagtattatttttctgtgctaaagttcccccgagcgttggggagctatttaaaagcttctgccgaggttacaattatatacatgtttacggtgggtgtaggagtagccacctgtgggacgcaaccttcatctgctgagtggacagttgtgtcacatccacatcagcagtgaggttgttccaccacaccaccgctgcgatggagaaggcacgttggtgggtgctggagcgggccattggcacttccaggagggaggcgttgctcagcaccgttctcgtgctgcgctcagacctcctccaggtagccctcaggtccgtcaggtggggcactaggcccacttgtgccttgtgtagcaccgtcagggcagcgacgcggcgacggtgctccaggctattcagctggttcgtggctggtcttgcccttccttcgtgtgggtgttgttgttgttgttgtcgctgtgtctcccactggctcggtcggtggtgctgggtgccgttgatgaggcgttcggccctcctctgcaccttgtctagcaggttgaggtggcagcgggcgctggccatccaggtgagcggtgcatactccatcactggacggacttgtgccttatagagggtgttcaggccttcagcatcgaggaggttcttcatgcggcgcaggaggttcaccttctgggaggctttgtgcgccaccctttcaaggtgacggtcaaaccgcagctgggagtccacctccacgcccaggatgtcgacgctggactgcagagggatgatgtcattcccgaatctcagtctgccgtggagttgcctcgcgtcctcccgagaacgtgatattaccatggcctgggttttgtcagggcaaacctgacttgccacctctttccccaggccattatgtctgccaactgtctgttgacggactctatcacgtcctgggcttcctccctcttgtatgttctggagagggtgcagtcgtcggcgtaagcgcttgctgccgggatggtttgcaggaggtcgttaaagtatatgttccacagaataggtccaaggacggacccctgtggaacggaggcctccaccgggaagctggtcgaggtgcttccgttgactgctacgtggaggctcctgcctaacaggtagtttgagagcaggcgcagcaggtccccgtgatgcctagttgctgtagcttcgccgtcagaccgcggtgccaaacggagtcgaacgcgccagctatatccagggcaatcacgagagaggggtggccgtcatcaagggcgtcatgccaggactttgagaggagaaggaggaggtctgaggtagagcggcccttccgaaaaccaaactgcttcggtgactgcaggtggttttcctcgaggaaggatgtcaattgctacccgatgatcctctcaaatatcttgctgatgattgggaggagtgatattggcctgtaattgcctggctcggccCTGGATGTTTCTTGTGTgcaggtgtgactctggcctccttccactgtgcaggccaccccgctctgcaggcatcgccggaagatctgggcgagggggctggtgagctcatcggagcatcgccgcagtaagtatggactcacgctgtcagggcctggggccttcctggtgttgacgcccctcagatgtctcctgacagcgtcctcagagattagcacattctctagtcttgaggcgatgagttgggggagggtgggcggctgcctgtctggctcctgggttgtcatcttttgactgaagtgacaggccagcaggtcagccttttcccggctggtgatggccaggtcccCGACAGGTTTCCTCAGGGcaggatacgttcctgggggtaaggccttgctgttccttcaccagccccaccactgtttcgggtcggtttggttagaggacagctttctcctcctgtcggcgtcccacctttcttttgcccactttgctgtcctcgtcatatttttgcaggctcgtctgtgttgggccttattttcctgcgtggggtgtcttttatttcttgtccaagccttgtatttcctttcggctgcaatacggcacctgtacccgaaccaaggctggtcttttgggctggatgagtaggtgcggtgggggacgtgttgctgctggacggtattgaggacagtggtgagggcggagacgtcatgttgtgggtcaccgttaaggactgtgccccaagcagtcgctgccagggcctgccttgcagccgtccagtccgcgcggtcccacagccagatgactcgctggtgttcctcttcacgcgctggggccaggctgatggtggtgagtatggcattgtggtcggaactgcccacacggtctagtgggcagcacagcactaAGTCACTCGTCATGtatgtgagcacagggtccaggagcctcctcgctgatgtgtcaggaactcaacatggttgtgcaatccatgcaccgctgtgagctcggtgaaggccctcgccaccaggtgttgatttaggtcgcccacaaccatcgcgtactgacagctgtgggcagccataaggtcgtccaggtgctctgtgaggtaggtgaggggggcgctgccttgccactgtggccggtacatggcacagagtagcagagcgctcctgtcctcgagaatgatgcggaggaacatcatctccatttccaggggagtgtctgtggtgagggcgtccatctgcaggccgtttcggtggcaaacagcaatgcctcccccctgtcctgtgtggcggtctcgtctggcccagtgcgagtacccggggatcttatcacaggtggtggcacatgtgtcgtccaggaaggtctccactgtcaccactatgtcgatgtggtgcctgaggacgaaggcgtgtgtcagctccccgatgttggtcctaaagcctcgtacgttggcggacagaatcttgaggccgctggtgtccgtatcgccttatcggatcagcggaagggagtgtgcgggggatgaggccaggatgggtagggcggggcgtgcaccgcttgctggtagggagcaggctgggtgatgggtggctggtgttcagacaggattgctcgaagcagtcgttcctgtctgatgtcggcggctcgagcgtaacactcgtcatcggtgtgtcctcgccgctggcaatacgcacactctagacttcgctttgcttctgcctcttgcgacactggtcagcgaggtgcccacgtcggccacagaagtcgcagatggtctcagagcagtgattaactgtggccgcgctgacggcacctgccacagaagggtggtgaggcctgagtccagaggggttgggggcgatggtgtgtgtgccgtggtgtgtctccgcgtccgcggttgtagtggtgatggtggcggggaggacgggaggggtaggaggagtggATCGGCTGGGAGAGGGGGGGTTTCTGTTTTGACAGAGGGcgggggtctgtgtggcctgggtgGGTTGGCCCGGCCGGCGGCGAGGGGTGGGGCTGTCTCGGCGTCTTCTGGGGGGTCGTGAGTCACCATCCTCAGTGCTCTAGGCTTCCTGATTCCCACCAGCCGCGCCACCTGGGGTGGGAGGAGCACACCTCCTGCCAGTCCTGGTCAATTTTACTTGGCAGGGCACTTGTGGcttgtggggtggggggagggatgggggtgtcCTGTTCAACTTGTGCCAGGGCGTCCCTGGAGCTGATGGTTTCAACCAAGGCTGCTCGTTCTTTCCACGTTCTGTCACTCCGCGATATGTCTCCACAATGCACTTAAGGCCGTGTACCTCATTCCTTAGTCGGAGAATGATGTCAACAAGGCCTTCAGGCGGGTTGGAGAAGATCCTCCTGACGGCGCTGGCCGCCGTTTCAATTGGTGGGTGTGGGGCGAGCGGGTCGGGCTGGGGGGCTGCTGGCGTGCTGGGCGGTGTGTCATCAGCGGCCGCGTAGGTGACGGGGTGAAGAATGCCGGCTGCTCGCCTCAATCCCTCAGTCGTGGAGCAGCAGAAAGGGCCATCATTGAAGCAGTCTGCGCAGGCCAGGTTTGGACAGTCTGGCTGCCTGCAAGCTGTGGAAGGCTTCAGCCTGACAGTAGCTGCACACAAAGCAATAATTTGTCTCAGGATATACTGACCGTCCTGCCTGGTCATTTTGCTGATGCTGGTGTGAGGCTTCAGTGAGAGTGGGGGAGgccatgatggtggtgtgggtcgatgcgcacgagaggtcaggtcagggtgggaTGGGGTGTCTCTAATCTCGCCTTGGAATGCGAGGGCAGGCGCGGCCTGTTTCCGAGGGCCCTGTCCCAGGGATTTACAGCTATGGGTGAGGTGGGGTCAGCGTGTTTCGTGAAGCTCCCTCGCACTGATCACTAATTTATCGTAGTTTTTCCACACACGCTTGAACACTTTGATAGAAAGAATGTTTCACAGATCTCGGAAGCTAATTTTTTCGCTCGTTGATGGTCGTTCTTGCGCCACTAAACACTTCACTGTCCACAGGCTCCGTCCCGCGTGAGGGCAATGGAGCACAGAGGGGCGAATTTCCAAGGTTGtgtaagggcacacacacacacacagtacttccTGTGCGCTACTTGTCCACTGCACAGCACCCGGGAAGCGATGGTAATCCCAACGTGTtgaggataagaagaaatatCGTTCTGCTTCCACACAGTGTCCAATATCACGGAGCGAACCCGAGCGTGACCTGACCCCACGGCGtctcaacactctctctctctctctctctctctctctctctctctctctctctctctctctctccccccgtccccttcacatccttttcctaactgtcctgtccttcctctcccctctccccttcctccccgtcccttcaccctccacctctcacctcttaacccccagcctctcccctccccctaacgcccctttccctcctcattccgCAGGTGGGAGAGTCCTGAGGGCCTGGAGTTCGTGGTCAAGTACATCGCGGACGAGAAAGGTTACCGCGTGCTTGAGTCCAACGCCGTGCCCTCCGCCAACGGTTTCAGCGCCACCGGAGAGCAGGCGGACCTTGACGGCGACGAGGATAGCGAGGAAGACGACAAGTAAACGACGACGAGGATGATGAGTTGATGAAATGAAGGTTTAAAGAGCTATCGAGTATCATGACACCTCTGCCATAGATTTTGACCCTATCTTAAGCCtcatataggttaggttaggttaggttagggaaaggaaaggaaagacaaaggaaaataaaggaaggggaaggaaagggtagggagagaaaatgaaagaaaaaggaaagagaagagagagaaaaaggaaggaaaggaaaggagaggaaaggaaaggaaaggaaaggaaaggaaaggaagggaaaggaaaggaaaggaaaggaaaaaaaggaagggaaaggaaaggaaaggaaaggaaaggaataaggaagagaaaataaacgaaggagaaggaaagggtagggagggaaaatgaaagaaaaaggaaagagaagagaaagaaaaaggaaggaaggaatatgaaaaaggaaacacacacacacacacacacacacacacacacgcacacacacacacacagccaaacgACACACActaccccactctctctctctctctctctctctctctctctctctctcccttccctgctatTGGTTGGTTAACGGGTCAGGGGTCGCCGCGTCAAGTCAACCATATATTACCTTGACGGACGCAACCAAGGTGAGcgagtgaaagaaaacggaggttgAGAAACGTTTAAGATATCAATGAAAACGTTTTGATTCTAATGGTGGACTTTGTGAAAActtgttatatgtgtgtgtggagggggggaggtagggaggggagggggaggttgtgtgtgtgtggggggggggggggtaggctgtgtgtgtgtgtgtgtgttggggggctaaggaaagggaagggaagggaagggaaaggaatgaatgagaggaaaagaaagataaaggaagggaatggaaggaaatagaaaggaaggaaataaaagggatagaaaaagaaaggaagggaaaagaagagaggggaagagaagggaaggaaagggaaggcaaggaaaggaatggaaagggagagaaagagacagaaatggaggggagaggaagggaagggaagggagaggaagggaagggaagggaaaggaaaggaaaggaagggaagggaagggaagaaaagatggggaagagaaaaaatagggaagagaagacaaaggaaggaaacggaagggaagggaagggaaagaaaggaaagaacagggcaggaagggaagggaaagcaagggatgggacgggaaaagaaaggaagaggaaaatatagggaATAAAatttaaagaagaggaaatagaagagaaagaaaaaagatagaaagaaaaaaagagaagggagggaaaaggaagggaagggaagaagaggaagggaagggaaaacaaggcaagggaaggatggaaaggatgggaaagaaaggggagaagggaaagggaggaaggggaataaggaaggggaggaagaagggaaggggacggggaggaggaagggaagagaggaaagagggaaaaaaggggaagaagacgtaacaagggaagggaaggaaggggagaaggagaggagggaagggaaggtaaaggaagggaaggaagaagaggtggaggaggaagaagggggagagggaagggaaggggaggtagaggaagagaaggaggaggaaggaagaagaagtatagagaagaagaagggaggtataAAGGagttggagagaagggaagaggaggaggaggaggaggggagaggggtgaggggagagggagggggaggcacatcgaccccccctctccccctccccccctccgttCTTATCCCCCTATTCGTTTGGGAGTGGCTGacagtgaaagtgtgtgtgtgtgtgtgtgtgtgtgtgtgtgtgtgtgtgtgtgtgtgtgtgtgtgtgtgtgtgtgtgtgtgtgtgtgtgtgtgtgtgtgtgtgtgtgcttttcgtGTCACCGTCTGGAGTGCCAACCAAATGTGAggtcaatgaggaggaggaggaggaggaggaggagaaagaagaagaagaagaagaagaagaagaagtagaagaaggagaaaataataataataataataataataataataataataataataataataataataataataataataataataataataataataataataataataataataatatgactgaaggactgactgactgattgactgactattctgttgaaggggaaagaaaagagaaatgaaaggagactaaaaaaaatgtgataaaagaggaagagaaggaaaggagaatgagaggaagaaaaggaagaggaaaaagaggaaaaaataaaaagggaagaagagagaaaataaaaacaattgaagtaaagaagaatagaaggaagtaaagaagaagaagaagaagaagaagaagaagaagaagaagaagaaaggaagaaagagagagagagagagagagagagagagagagagagagaacacgtgaTGCAATGGAGGTAGGCAACAAGTGACAGgatttacggaggaggaggaggaggaggaggaggtataggacaGAGGTaaaaggtgaagggggaggaaggagagagctaAGCAAaaagtgatggggaggggaagggaaggggaggggaagggaaggaaggggacggagaggttggaggaaaagaggaaatatggaaacatggaaatgcgggcaacgaaatgacggtcgattcgggttttgaaggagttgacggtCGATTCGggttttgaaggagttgacggtattcgggttttgaaggagttgacggtattcgggttttgaaggagttgacggtCGATTCGggttttgaaggagttgacggtCGATTCGggttttgaaggagttgacggtattcgggttttgaaggagttgacggtagtcgggttttgaaggagttgacggtCGATTCGggttttgaaggagttgacggtCGATTCGggttttgaaggagttgacggtCGATTCGggttttgaaggagttgacggtattcgggttttgaaggagttgacggtCGATTCGggttttgaaggagttgacggtatttgggttttgaaggagttgacggtCGATTCGggttttgaaggagttgacggtatttgggttttgaaggagttgacggtatttgggttttgaaggagttgacggtCGATTCGggttttgaaggagttgacggtCGATTCGggttttgaaggagttgacggtCGATTCGggttttgaaggagttgacggtatttgggttttgaaggagttgacggtatttgggttttgaaggagttgacggtCGATTCGggttttgaaggagttgacggtCGATTCGggttttgaaggagttgacggtCGATTCGggttttgaaggagttgacggtCGATTCGggttttgaaggagttgacggtattcgggttttgaaggagttgacggtattCGGGTTTTGAGGGAGTTGACGGTATTCGGGTTTTGAGGGAGTTGACGGTATTACGGTATTGAAGGAGTTGACGTTATTCGTGTTTTGAGTTGACGGTATTCGGGTTTGAGGAGTTGACGGTATTGGGGTTGTGAGGGGTGTGTCGGTAGTCGggttttgaaggagttgacggtattCGGGTTTTGAGGGAGTTGACGGTATTCGggttttgaaggagttgacggtattCGGGTTTTGAGGGAGTTGACGGTATTCGggttttgaaggagttgacggtattCGGGTTTTGAGGGAGTTGACGGTATTCGGGTTTTGAAGGAGTTGACAGTATTCGGattttgaaggagttgacggtattcgggttttgaaggagttgacggtattCGGCACTGACTAAACACCTATTTTTTTcaatcatatgttacctttactttacatatgagaggagataggtgttgggactgtgaggcagagcagaggggagaaatggacccacgggagcctccgcccaaacaGACTCGACAGTTTGGTTTCACTATACTCCTgagggaaggttgttccagtggcggatgactcgatttAACAAGAAACTCCTGCCAGTGTCTGAAGTACATCGCGTCGCTTGAATgagtaagccgttatttctagttcttgagttggtttgcactTTAAAGAACTTTGAGTGGGCGACGTTATAAAACTTTTGCATGCACTTGAacacctgaatcatatcccctcgtaggcgtcttctCTCTAGCGTGAAGAGATTGAGTCGtctgagtcgttcctcgtacggttgagtccTTAAGTCTGGCATCATTTGCGTGGCGCGGCGCAGAACCTTTCCAGTAATAACATGTAtaggacaggaaagagaggaaggggaaggggaggagggaggtgaaggggaggtataaggaggagaggaatggatgggggaggaaggagaagaggaggtaggggaagaggggggaggaagaggagggaaagaggggaggaaagagacagcTGGGGACGGtctagggtgagagagagaagcataaaaAAGGGATCAGATTATGTATATTATAGTATgagccggggcggggcggggcggggcaaggatACGCAATCGAAGAGAAACTGTGACAGATGTTCGGGGGCTGTCTTGTGGCCTTGGCGGGGACGGGGCGGGGAggtcctacttctcctcctcctcctcctcctcctcctcctcctcttcctcctcctcctcctcctccttttccaatttctttttcttctttttctccttcttttctagttttttttttccttttcgtttttttataatttttcctcctcctcttcctcttcttctcttcctcctcctcctcctcctcctccttttccaatttctttttcttctttttctccttcgtttctagttttttttttccttttcgtttttttataatttttcctcctcctcttcctcttcttctcttcctcctcctcctcctccacctcctccttttccaatttctttttcttctttttctcctgcttttctagttttttttttccttttcgttttttttcaatttttcctcctcctcttcctcttcttctcttcctcctcctcctcctcctcctccttttccaatttctttttcttctttttctccttcttttctagttttttttttccttttcgttttttttcaatttttcttcctcctcttcctcttcttctcttcttcctcctcctcttcttcctcctcctcttaagaaactgcactcggcgggcatcggagccaatctgatcgcgtggataagagattggctcaccgacagaaaacaacgagtactactcaacggacagccttccgattggctaccagtcagtgctgggacccatcctctttatcatatatatcaatgacctagaatcaggactgaaatccacaatatcgaaatttgcagatgacaccaaggtgggtggagatgccctcacaaagaccgactgcgaaatcattcagaaagacctcaatcacattatcgaatggtcggaaaaatggcaaatgtcttttaatgttgacaaatgcaaagtcatgcacattgggtcccaaaatagtaaccacacatacatcatgaatgggagacctctgcaagcgatgcaggaggaaaaggatcttggagtcactatcagcagtgacctgaaacacgcgaatcactgtaaaaaagcatacaacaaggccaacattatgctcgggttcatagcgaggaacttcgagtgtaaaacaccagtcgtgatgctatccttgtataattccatggtaagaccgcacctcgagtatgcagtgcagttctggtctcccaattacagaaaggacattgctttactggaaaggattcaacgacgcgccacaaagatgattccaaccttcagggctcaaccgtacgaggaacgactcaagcgactcaatctctttacattggagaaaagacgcttacgagggatatgattcaagtcttcaagtatctaaaaaagttcaataacatcgattactccaaattctttgaactgcaaaccaactcaagaactagaaataacggtttacccattcagtcgagtcgatgtaacacagacattggaaggagtttcttttcaaaccgagtcatccgccactggaacaatctgcCCTCAAGTAGTAgtaaataccatcaactccttcaaatatagaatcgaccgtcatttcgctgcgtcaggagtaaactgaataacgaggggcttccatctgctcctcaatatcgaggtgctttcatctgctcaccaagccccaagtggcggtcgagcagattaaatcacccaagcgggcgacctcgtaatgagccaataggctttctgttgcctgcatttccatgtttccatgtttccatgtttcctcctcctcctcctcctcctcctcctcaaggccaCAACATGAATGAAAGCACAAGGTTTATGTCCCTAAAATACAgtgttgtcaccaccaccacctccatcaccaccaccaacaccaccaccaccaccaccaacaccaccaccaccgccaccaccaccaccaacaacaacaacaacaacaacaacaactttcaaTTTCTTCCCTGTCTAATCATCATCacttattgtattattattattattttttttacagctaaggagaccgttcaagggcgtaaagaaaaatatgaaaaaaagtattgATATGCATTGAATGTGATGTATTGAATGTATGATGTATTGAATGTATGATGTATTGAATGTATGATGTATTGAATGTATGATGTATTGAATGTATGATGTATTGAATGTATGATGTATTGAATGTATGATGTATTGAATGTATGATGTATTGAATGTATGATGTATTGAATGTATGATGTATTGAATGTATGATGTATTG
This DNA window, taken from Eriocheir sinensis breed Jianghai 21 chromosome 68, ASM2467909v1, whole genome shotgun sequence, encodes the following:
- the LOC126988172 gene encoding uncharacterized protein LOC126988172; translation: MKVLLVIALGLVVMVAARPSDIFDFEGDDAEHEQEGAAGRSVTGEYKWESPEGLEFVVKYIADEKGYRVLESNAVPSANGFSATGEQADLDGDEDSEEDDK